In Porphyromonas cangingivalis, a genomic segment contains:
- the ablA gene encoding lysine 2,3-aminomutase gives MVEGNRKLFFPNVSDEDWNNWQWQVRNRIETLEDLKKYIQLTPEEEEGVRESLKTIRMAITPYYLSLIDPNDPHDPVRKQSIPTINELHISAADIQDPLHEDADSPVPGLTHRYPDRVLFLITDQCAMYCRHCTRRRFAGQKDASSPLERIDRCIDYIARTPQVRDVLLSGGDALLVPDKRIEYILQKLREIPHVEIIRFGSRTPVVMPQRITPEFCEMLKKYHPVWLNTHFNHPNEITPEAKLACERLANAGVPLGNQSVLLRGINDCTHVMKKLVHELVKIRVRPYYIYVCDLSMGIGHFRTPVSKGIEIIENLRGHTSGYAVPTFVVDAPGGGGKIPVMPNYLVSQAPGRVVVRNYEGVLTTYTEPEDYKEDCHCEDCQNKKKEGVAALLAGQQLAIEPKNLARFERNQH, from the coding sequence ATGGTTGAAGGAAATAGAAAACTGTTCTTCCCGAATGTCTCGGACGAAGACTGGAACAATTGGCAGTGGCAGGTACGTAACCGTATCGAGACCCTTGAGGACCTCAAGAAGTACATCCAACTCACTCCCGAGGAGGAGGAGGGTGTGCGTGAGTCTCTCAAGACCATCCGTATGGCGATCACCCCATACTACCTCAGTCTCATCGATCCCAACGATCCACACGACCCCGTGCGCAAGCAGTCCATCCCTACCATCAATGAGCTACATATCAGTGCTGCTGATATCCAAGACCCATTGCATGAGGATGCCGACAGCCCCGTACCAGGCCTGACACACCGTTATCCGGATCGTGTCCTCTTCTTGATCACCGACCAGTGTGCGATGTACTGCCGTCACTGTACACGCAGACGTTTTGCAGGACAGAAAGACGCTTCGTCTCCACTCGAACGCATCGACAGATGTATCGACTACATCGCTCGTACGCCACAGGTGCGTGACGTCCTCCTCAGTGGTGGAGATGCACTCCTCGTACCCGACAAACGTATCGAGTACATCCTACAGAAGCTCAGAGAGATCCCTCACGTAGAGATCATCCGCTTCGGCTCACGCACCCCGGTCGTGATGCCACAGCGTATCACACCTGAGTTCTGCGAGATGCTGAAGAAGTATCACCCGGTATGGCTCAACACACACTTTAACCACCCCAATGAGATCACACCCGAAGCTAAGCTCGCTTGTGAGCGTTTGGCTAACGCAGGTGTTCCTCTCGGTAACCAAAGTGTTCTCCTCAGAGGCATCAACGACTGTACTCACGTGATGAAGAAACTCGTCCACGAGCTCGTCAAGATCCGTGTGAGACCATATTACATCTATGTGTGTGACCTTTCGATGGGTATCGGACACTTCCGTACTCCTGTGTCCAAGGGTATCGAGATCATCGAGAACCTCCGCGGACATACTTCCGGCTATGCAGTACCGACATTCGTCGTCGATGCTCCCGGTGGTGGCGGTAAGATCCCTGTGATGCCGAACTACCTCGTGTCTCAAGCTCCGGGTCGTGTCGTCGTACGTAACTACGAAGGCGTCTTGACCACTTACACAGAGCCAGAGGACTACAAGGAAGACTGTCACTGCGAAGATTGTCAAAACAAAAAGAAAGAAGGTGTGGCTGCCCTCTTGGCAGGTCAACAGCTCGCTATCGAGCCTAAGAACCTTGCTCGCTTCGAGCGCAACCAGCACTAA